The following DNA comes from Helicoverpa armigera isolate CAAS_96S chromosome 27, ASM3070526v1, whole genome shotgun sequence.
GTGTAGCGCGCGCACGTGCGTCGCGTGCTCGCGACGTGTTTACTAACATATTTGGCGCGCTTATAACGCCGGcttgtttgtcttttgtttaacAGCTTGACGGGAAAGAATTGACTGCGGATTTCTACACATTATCTATCCAATAATAGGCGATCCGAAATTGGTTGCCATATGATATGTCAAATTGTAGTGAATCACCATTATAgctatgtatgtaggttttaTGATTACGtgaatgttttcaataaataagtcTTGTTGTGGGCGTTTTGCTACATCACTCATCTGTAAAGCACTATTGATCAAGTGTTTGGATTCGCGTCGTAAAACTGTGCTACTATTACatattactttattacattAACATAAGGAAGAACATGAGGAGATTACATAAGGCAGTAGATGGCGAAGTACGtgaagggagtacataagggagtatatagtTCAGGACACATACCCAGCATGGGCTCGCCGGTGGTGAGTACATGACACAGTACATACCCAGCATGGGCTCGCCGGTGGTGAGTACATGACACAGTACATACCAGCATGGGCTCGCCGGTGGTGAGTACATGACACAGTACATACCAGCATGGGCTCGCCGGTGGTGAGTACATGACACAGTACATACCCAGCATGGGCTCGCCGGTGGTGAGTACATGACACAGTACATACCCAGCATGGGCTCGCCGGTGGTGAGTACATGACACAGTACATACCCAGCATGGGCTCGCCGGTGGTGAGTACATGACACAGTACATACCAGCATGGGCTCGCCGGTGGTGAGTACATGACACAGTACATACCAGCATGGGCTCGCCGGTGGTGAGTACATGACACAGTACATACCAGCATGGGCTCGCCGGTGGTGAGTACATGACACAGTACATACCAGCATGGGCTCGCCGGTGGTGAGTACATGACACAGTACATACCAGCATGGGCTCGCCGGTGGTGAGTACATGACACAGTACATACCAGCATGGGCTCGCCGGTGGTGAGTACATGACACAGTACATACCAGCATGGGCTCGCCGGTGGTGAGTACATGACACAGTACATACCAGCATGGGCTCGCCGGTGGTGAGTACATGACACAGTACATACCAGCATGGGCTCGCCGGTGGTGAGTACATGACACAGTACATACCCAGCATGGGCTCGCCGGTGGTGAGTACATGACACAGTACATACCAGCATGGGCTCGCCGGTGGTGAGTACATGACACAGTACATACCAGCATGGGCTCGCCGGTGGTGAGTACATGACACAGTACATACCAGCATGGGCTCGCCGGTGGTGAGTACATGACACAGTACATACCAGCATGGGCTCGCCGGTGGTGAGTACATGACACAGTACATACCCAGCATGGGCTCGCCGGTGGTGAGTACATGACACAGTACATACCCAGCATGGGCTCGCCGGTGGTGAGTACATGACACAGTACATACCCAGCATGGGCTCGCCGGTGGTGAGTACATGACACAGTACATACCCAGCATGGGCTCGCCGGTGGTGAGTACATGACACAGTACATACCCAGCATGGGCTCGCCGGTGGTGAGGCGGGCGCACTGCACGAGGCACTTCTTGTAGAACAGGAACAGGTCTGCGCACGACGCGATcaccgcgcccgcgccgctgccgGCGCCCACGCCGCCCACGCCGGACTTCGCGTCCTGCGACACACCAGATACATTATCCCACCAGCCTTCACAACAATATCTTATAGCTGACTCTGACGCGACTATCGATTCGTCAGATGATAAAAACATGTTGTGGAACCGCGGGCCCGACAACGGACAAGTCAAcagtgttttttgtttaaacagAATTTAGTGTCAGTCATTCTAACCTATCAACATTCATTGCCTCAACAAAAAATCTTGGATTTTACGAAGGCCTTTAATATAGTCTCCGTGTAGTCAATTAATGTGCGTAATATTATCcaaaaacataacataataatgtaGAAAACATTTCTACAGATTGAcattaaaaatgctttaaaaaccAAGAGAAAGTAACTGAAATAGTTATATCAAGCTCAAAATAACCGACGGTGTCCCTCAAGGAAGCATTCTGGGTCATACCCTTTTTCTTACAGTGACTTATCCACAGATCTCTGCCCTATCCCCCCACCCCCGCTGATGCCTAGTTGAGCAAGTAGTGTACCTGCGTGAACCTGTCCATGAGGTCGCTGAGGTTGGCGTCGAGCGAGCTGACGTACAGCGACAGGTAGGGCTCGAAGCACGCGCCGATCTGCCCCACCCACGCCGACCCGCCCGCCGCCGGCGACGTCACGTCCGGCTCCTGTGCACACCATACACAATGACAATTTGAGAAATCAGTTGTCACTATGTTGTTTTAGACCTTGTCCAGAAGAAGCGAATTCGTCGCGAAACGTTTCGCGCGCTATTGAGATACTAGGCACGAATACATCGCGTCCACAAGCATCGCGCGAATTCAAAGTACGCGCGTACATCGCGTGCATGACGCCAGACCCTCGACTCGCGTGTGATTCGCGCGTATTGCGCCCTTTCTGGACAAGCCCTTAGAGTAGATAATAAAGAGGACTTTTTGATTACCTTAATTTTGGACCACACACAGTCCGTTACAACCTTTGAATTATCGGTCGGTTAAATGAAAAATTGTAGTTAATACGAAAAAGAAACTTTAGTGATCTTGGTTGGGGAAACGATACAGCAACATAAGTCccaaataaaacatacctaAGAATTTTTAACATTGGCAATGGGTctcattaaaaacatattagatagaaaaacaataaaattatgagaTGTAAGATAAGAAATGTTTCCAACTAACGTCCTTATTATCTCCATCTCCGTCTAGCGCGGGCGGCTTCTCTAGATTGACTTCAGGCACCTCCGCGCCCAGGTCCATTCCTGCACAACCACATACGCTTTACAGTACAGACCAAGTCACTGTATGAATGACATCTAAGAGGAGCTTGTTTATCAATGGAGATGGATGGCAGAAGACCTAAGAAAAAAGATGGATAGATAACCTGAAAGATGAAATGAatagaagggagtgagtgtcaatATGATGAGTGATAGGGAAAAATGGAAGtggactccaaataaaattgggaacagggcaggaggaagaagaaagAAGGAGCTTGTCGGTTGTCGGTCAACCGCATGGTGGACAGCCGTCTTTGTCATCACGAGTTCCTAGGTGCCTCAGAAAGCATGGACTGTACTTGTAATTTGTATCTGGTCTATTGTTATTGTCATCCTGTATCCAGCACCCTTCTGTTTGCATGTTATATGTGTATCCCTCGTTGCAGCCTATCACTTGCTGGTGGAGTGCGTCAAGACCCGAGCTGTGTGTCTGGCTGTAAGACTGTACCTGTGAAACGCTTATGCAGCAGTAACTCGAAGTTGTACGTCTTCTGTATGGCGTACAGCAGCAGCTTCACGTCCACCTCGCTGCGTCGCGACGCCATCAGCGCCGCCAAGTCATTGCGAGTTATCTGTGAACACAACACCGTAGGCATACTGTAGGATTAGTTCAACATacgtcattgaacatccttggcagtcgttacgagtagtcaaaagccagtaagtctgacaccagtctaaccaaagggtattgggttgcccgggtaactgggttgaggaggtcagactgacagtcgctccttgtggcacactggtactcagctgcatccggttagacgtgaagccgaccccaacatagttgggaaaaagggtTTGAAGGATAGGACTACTTCAACATAGATCGAGGAAGTAAGGGATTATTACATTGATCGTGGACTCCTTAGAGTGAATGAATGTATGTGGGTCTGACCTTACAGAAGTGCTGCGCGATCCTCTCGCTGAGGCGCCAGGCGGGCGGGAACAGCGCCGCCAGCGACTCCTCGAAGGCCAGCAGGTGCCGCTTGAGCCACGCGTAGCGCCGCTCCACGTGCGACACCCACGCCTGCTCCTGCTCTGCTGAGAACAGGTGCTGGTACTCCTGTACACAAAGACATGACACTAATACCTGCTCCTGTACTGTGCACtgtagtattttttcttttttgtagcTGCTTCACCTATAGATATAGGTTAGGTATGTGTCCATTATTTAAAGGTGTTCCGGAGTTTCACATCGCGCTAGCTTGAGACACGGCGTCATCATGCGCCTACTCTAGGGCTGCAAACGGACCGGACCCCCGCGCTCTCGTTCACCGACCATTTCTATGCGCACATCGGCCAATACTtctttgtagataaaatatggaaatagtATATATTTAGTTGAGACCAGCATCAAAACTGGAACTTGACACCCCAACAAAGGGTTATCTAGAGGGATTAATTAGGTACTTCTTTACATTCGGCGTTCCTATTCTGTAGCTCAGGAGTTtgtttcaccacttcttcttcccagcaaaaacacacgGAAAGTGGCGAAAGACGATCGTTGTTGGGAACAATCTTTTATAAACTTGACTTTCAAAGTGGTGATTTTGAGGCTACGTACCTGCAGCTGCACCTGCAGGAACCAGTTGAGCAGGTCTGCCCTGACCCTCGGCTCCAGGATGTCCAGCACCCCGCATGCCTCGCTCAGAGTGCGGTGCGATATGCTCGATTTACTGCCTGCTGAGGTATCATCGCGacatattatatgtagaagAAAACACAGCAATTATGTGAAGAAGCAGTTCTATGATGCTGAGAAAATATCGAGAATATCAGTCATATCTGTATACAAATCGAGAATACTCTCCCAACTTCGGTCACCATAGGGCTGTATCTGTCTACTTTGCCGCCTGTTCACGGAAACATAAGACTGCCATTTCACATCATTGCTGTATTTTCGAAGACATATAATACCTGAATATCTGTTTTGTCTTAATGCAAAACagtcataatatattattgttacttacaataataacgacacattcttttgtttttacccTGAATGGCCCAGTAAGCCAATTTGAACATGTATTTACTGTCGGGAAGCGAAGTACCCACAAGACGCGGGAGAAATTGCGGGCAACACCTAGTAGATTAACTATGCAGTTTTCAAAAGTTAAACTAAATATCCCCCCATTAGGCTATGTATTTGTATGTTGTTGTAAGAATTTGTGGCTGTGTGTATATATGGCGTGTGTGCCCATGGATTGATGGGTCATAGCCACAACATTAGACAAATCAACCGCTACTTGCAAGGCAATAGGAACCATATATCAATCAGCATATAGTTGTGAGTACCGGTGAATGCCTCCTTGAAGTCAGCGAGTATCTGCGCGGCGAGCTGCGCGCGGATGGCGGTGACCTGGTCGCGCAGCGCCGACAGCTCGCGGATCGACTGGTAGCCCTCGAAGTGCTGCAGCACCTACAACCGAGGGGAAGGGACGTTTAACACCTGGCACTGGGATATCATCTGAGCTATACTATAaatccagcggggcccagcagggccaaggcctgccggggctgcgggttgttcgaaagagataccgcggccctggtacataaaaggcctataacggaacacgacgattttagtcagtaagagtctgacactccctcaccgctgctaacccacagcgggaggggtcatttgatgattttacgtcgctaaaaaaaaaaaagctatactataaatacattataaagtATATAAGTCAGTCAGTAAGGAGGTCAGTCGCCTCGAAGTAAACCAGCAGGACTCATCAACCTGGTCTGAATTGACAGTCATTCAGATGTACTCGACCTTCATTGGTGGTAACATGTATGGTGATAAAACTGAGACTTGAAATTTATAACTCTCCATgccgggcctgctggaagagaaTAAGCTGTGCCTTCGTACTATTTGTTCTATTTTCGCCCACCAGCATGTGAAGGAGTCTATCCTCGACCGGTGTACTGACCTCCATGATGGCCTGCATGGGCAGCACAATCTCCTTGTACTGGCGGCTGGTGGTCATGGTCCGCAGCGCGTCCACGCCTCCCACCAGCATGTGCAGGTGGTTCAGTGCTGTGATGGCCGCCGTCAGGTTGGACTTGGCGCAGTCCAGCTGCTTGATCTCCGACGTGATCTCGCGCACCATGCTCTCGCTGCGCTCTGCTTTCTTGTTTATGTCTGCTACCTGGAAACAAAGTGTTTCACAATAATTCAGAATTTCTCAGGGgaagttacaaagttacaaattcgtgattgacattgttatgtaaaataattgatACAGAAGATATAAACTCGTAgcacatatacataggtagtgTGAAGGAtttaataaatgcatttttttgctCTAACACTGATGACATGAATGGTTTTCTACAGTGCTAGCTAGCAGTTTGTGCCTCTTTCAGTCCCATCAACATAGAACTCCCTCTCATAGTATATTCTGACCAAGGTTATGATTTCATTGTAAGAATATATCATCCATTTACCTGTAACGCCAGTTCCCCGATACACCTCTGTGCGTCAAGCAGCGCCCGCTGCCCCGCGTCGCGCTGCTCGGCCTGCGCGCGCACGAGGCGGCGGATGTCGTGCTCCACGCCCGCCAGGTGGAACTCgcagcgcgccgccgccgactCCACGCCCGACAGCGACTGCTCCGTCGGGAACACGCGGTTGATGTACGCCACCGCGTCGAACTGGGGGCAGGCACAGTGTATGTGTATGATCAAACTGGTGGCGATGGTAAGGCATaccaaacataataaataaatcaattcttTTGAAAGAGACTGCGTGGAGTAAATATCGTTTAGTAAGCATAGTGCCAGGTAGTTCTGCATTGTTTACAGTGTGAAACTTGAGgatgaataaacaaaataggCTCATGACAACTTTCCCAAAACAAGACGACCTACTGACCAAACAAAGCTattttaacactttttattGCCTCTATGTATGTTGCCTTAATGTAGACAGCACATAAGTAATGTTAGAATCCAATGAGAGCACTAACTTCTTTCAAAATAAGagcaaaataaagaaatttgcACTCACTTCAGCGCTGTCGAATTGTTCAGTCCCTCCCATCATTTCTTCGATCCGAGTCATCACAGAGCTTGGGAAATTGATCTGGACCTCCGGCCCACTGTCCTTGTCATCTAAAATATCGTTGGAATCCATAGTATGATCAGTTTTTAcagtatttatgaaaaataatatcacaagCCCGCAGGCTTTGGGTTGACGTTGAAACGTCACTGACTGAACGAAACGTCAATGTCACTGTCCTGTCTGTCACACACCATGAAAAACAATATGAAATCAAAAACGTCTTGCGTGAAACATGAAAACACAAAGGATAAATTAATAAGTGTTCTATAGAGTTTAAATCTCATTTctgtgaataataaaaatactaatctTTCTGTAGTTTTGTGATAATAAATCTTATAAAGTTATACCAAAAGACTACTAGCAACATTGTgggaaaatgaaaaactaaaacTGACGTCTCAGTTTCCATTGTTTGATAAGTcaatgtcattttttttatcatcagAATTTTCCGTTCCGCtgaaaattttacaattttaaacaaatggcttaaatattacgtattttattaCGTTGGATAACATTATCGAAATTGCTATTTTGATTAGTGTCAATTTTGCGCAAAATGTTAATGGTCTAATGTAGAAGTACTACaaggaataaaatacataagtttTTCAGTGTTATTTCCACATAAAATTTTAGTATAGTGAACGGTTCAATTCGTTGTATCAGCTGTTACGATACGTCCACAGCTGTGGTGTCGCGAGTCAGTGGAAACGTGCTTTACAATTAAGTCGACCGCCAACGTCAAGTGAGCGGAAACATCGCGCGAGATCGTAGCCgcttattgtttttcagttatTTGGACGCGCTCGGGGCGTGTTGCCGTCGCGTGTTCCGCCGCAATGAACTCCGCGCAAACGCCGCCGTAGATACATCGCTGTGATAGATTCCGTAGCAGTTCTGTACACAAACAGCAGTGTCAGTGCAGTGTTCCGCCATGGCTCGCCTCACTGAAGAGATGGTGATCGCGCGCTCCAAGCAGTCGGACCTCAGCGCGATCAAGAAGCTCAACTGCTGGTGAGTACATGAGTCAGGGTTCGTACCGCGCTGGTTGTTCAACAAAGGAACGTTCGAAAATTGAAATGTTGAGCGTTGTAGCGTCGGCGTCGGTTTGTCGTAATGTGAAATCGCTGTCGGTGGTGCACGGAGGCGGAACGCTCGCGTATTTGTTTGTAACGTGCTCAGTTCATGGTCTCCAGGCGGGATGATCACACTGCTGGCTGAACATGAACAACATTGCCTTGTCTTTCACTTTTATGAATGCACCGTGGCCATAGAGCATGAGACTGTGTTCCACTAATCAGTTTAATTACAAAGTTAATGAACTGGTTGTGAGAATGTGTGGGAAAGCTATGCATTATGTTTACTATCTGTTACAATGTTACTCAAGTGTACTTCACATTAACTTCATGTGTTGTAGTCTCATTAGCATTACAAGACTTTAATCTGTTCATAAACATGAGTATACCATTAATGTTCCCACAATTTTGGGGAAAATTCAGATGAAGATTATACAATAATGGACATGATCCACTTCCCTgattttgaacataataaaattggaCACGGTACTGACCACAGGACTTTGTACACTAGATATTGATAGAAATTGGTATCTGTGATTAGACAGATGTTATCAGTGTTTCTATTAAGCAGTAATAACTGTAGATAAGTTATCACATCACTGTTGGTCACTGCTTATCTACTTCTGTGCATTACTGATCAATGAATCTAGGAATATCatgttttaagtaaaactaATATGACTAGGCCTATATGCTCACAGCCCTTCACAGGAATATTGAGTGAAGTTTCATTGATGGAATTTGTTTCTACCCATATATTTCAGTCTCATGCATTTTAGTAAATTAACCATGATAATTGATATCTAATAagaatccttttagaaaaacacaatgtttgaaaaacaaaaaaaacaaggcTATTGTTATGACATTCTACaatcatacaaatattattctgTTGTAGTTCTTCAAGAAGCtttttgtgaaatgtttttgtatgtttatttagaagttttttGCTGCATGTAATCTACACTGACAATGAGTCACACAGATTAGATAATATTGTGATCATCTCCATTCATACATGATGATGATAAccacaaataatataatctgtGATGCACTTCCTGTAAGACGTGTCATCTTACACATTGTCTGTGGTCTACAGCTTCCTGCCACACAGATCTTGTtacttacacaatatttttatacatcatGTACCTAACATGGATTGTTTTGCATTGTAATCACATGCAGATATATTTTTccttaagatttaaataatgaaCCAGACTTACCTCGATTAGTATGGAGGATAATATTTTGTGCATGTATGTAATGCATATCAATGGTGACAAGATCATTTATGAACAGTGTTATGGTCAGAAATGACCTGCAGTTttggtataataaatattaaaaatataacaataatagaAAAGGATTGTGTACAGCATAATAATAACCATTTTCACACAAGATGCCTcactgtatttaatttaaataggtaactaATTTGTAATACATAATCTCACTACAGCCTAACAAATAAAGACATACAGCTTTAATCAGTAATTGACAACATTTCCACACAAATACGAGTCCTATGATGCAGGTGCATGACATCAGAGACATAGTTTCCTCCAACAGAATGATTTGAATTGGGCAGACTCAGTGTTCGCAATCAAGAGGATAGCACGTCATACCGTGAGAGAGGACGCGCACTTAATCGATGCTCTTTTGTTTGTATGGAGTACTGCTGGACTACTTGCTTACTTGCTGGAGAAATGTCGGAGATCTATTGTAGAGCGCGGAAACTATGGTTTTTTGCTGTAACCTGCTATttacacgtttttttttctgagaGAACTACCTCATTATAATTAGACCAAAGTTCTTGGCAAAACACCTTTGTCACCTTACAAGATCCTTGCCAGCCTTGCCCTTGCCTTACGAGATGCTTCTAGCGTATTACTTAGGGCTTTATAGACGGTAATCATCAAACGAACTCTTCTGCTGCGGTTGAGGCAGAAGGGTGTTATTTTAACGGAGTAAATCGCGTCTTTTTGACACGAAGAGCTCGTAATCCTGCTTACCTGGAACATAATAGATTAAACCTGACAGATTTAGCAACGATTTCGTCATATATAAACAAGTCctcactttaattttattactgacAAGGACAACACACCGAGTTGCCCACTTTCTCATCTACAATATTGTCTAGGATGCCAAACTTAGTCATAGCAGGCTAGTTTCA
Coding sequences within:
- the LOC110380412 gene encoding vacuolar protein sorting-associated protein 53 homolog isoform X2 — protein: MDSNDILDDKDSGPEVQINFPSSVMTRIEEMMGGTEQFDSAEFDAVAYINRVFPTEQSLSGVESAAARCEFHLAGVEHDIRRLVRAQAEQRDAGQRALLDAQRCIGELALQVADINKKAERSESMVREITSEIKQLDCAKSNLTAAITALNHLHMLVGGVDALRTMTTSRQYKEIVLPMQAIMEVLQHFEGYQSIRELSALRDQVTAIRAQLAAQILADFKEAFTGSKSSISHRTLSEACGVLDILEPRVRADLLNWFLQVQLQEYQHLFSAEQEQAWVSHVERRYAWLKRHLLAFEESLAALFPPAWRLSERIAQHFCKITRNDLAALMASRRSEVDVKLLLYAIQKTYNFELLLHKRFTGMDLGAEVPEVNLEKPPALDGDGDNKDEPDVTSPAAGGSAWVGQIGACFEPYLSLYVSSLDANLSDLMDRFTQDAKSGVGGVGAGSGAGAVIASCADLFLFYKKCLVQCARLTTGEPMLELAGVFQKYLRQYATSVLAALLPRGAAPGLLPALGLTALLPGQPDQDRARYTKQEVAKITSVITTAEYCLETTVHLEQKLKEKVSPSLADKIDMTAEQDLFHKIISDCIQLLVADLELACEPALQAMTKISWVHFDTVGDQSSYVTQIVMHLKNTVPELRDSLASSRKYFTQFCIRFANSFIPKFIQHVYRCKPLSTVGSEQLLLDTHMLKTALLELPGAGSAVRRPAPATYTKVVIKLMTKAEMILKLVMAPLGSGEAFAAQFLALLPDASLQDFHRVLDMKAARLSKAQHAALDKMFRDATRAQNDDNK
- the LOC110380412 gene encoding vacuolar protein sorting-associated protein 53 homolog isoform X1, whose protein sequence is MDSNDILDDKDSGPEVQINFPSSVMTRIEEMMGGTEQFDSAEFDAVAYINRVFPTEQSLSGVESAAARCEFHLAGVEHDIRRLVRAQAEQRDAGQRALLDAQRCIGELALQVADINKKAERSESMVREITSEIKQLDCAKSNLTAAITALNHLHMLVGGVDALRTMTTSRQYKEIVLPMQAIMEVLQHFEGYQSIRELSALRDQVTAIRAQLAAQILADFKEAFTAGSKSSISHRTLSEACGVLDILEPRVRADLLNWFLQVQLQEYQHLFSAEQEQAWVSHVERRYAWLKRHLLAFEESLAALFPPAWRLSERIAQHFCKITRNDLAALMASRRSEVDVKLLLYAIQKTYNFELLLHKRFTGMDLGAEVPEVNLEKPPALDGDGDNKDEPDVTSPAAGGSAWVGQIGACFEPYLSLYVSSLDANLSDLMDRFTQDAKSGVGGVGAGSGAGAVIASCADLFLFYKKCLVQCARLTTGEPMLELAGVFQKYLRQYATSVLAALLPRGAAPGLLPALGLTALLPGQPDQDRARYTKQEVAKITSVITTAEYCLETTVHLEQKLKEKVSPSLADKIDMTAEQDLFHKIISDCIQLLVADLELACEPALQAMTKISWVHFDTVGDQSSYVTQIVMHLKNTVPELRDSLASSRKYFTQFCIRFANSFIPKFIQHVYRCKPLSTVGSEQLLLDTHMLKTALLELPGAGSAVRRPAPATYTKVVIKLMTKAEMILKLVMAPLGSGEAFAAQFLALLPDASLQDFHRVLDMKAARLSKAQHAALDKMFRDATRAQNDDNK